A genome region from Archaeoglobus fulgidus DSM 4304 includes the following:
- a CDS encoding winged helix-turn-helix domain-containing protein, translating into MVWVLKPETLEALLSPTRVRILKLLRDRNMTLSEISRSLDMSKSTVSEHIEKLLNAGLVAKNRRSKWVYVSLTEFGRKVVDGDELFVKIILSIGVALFVGGICEIYRYLTRPKITVILDSTTPPQQTMEETTYFTIINNLFGPGHDICGALLTFIALKKHEQTKLSRKSSF; encoded by the coding sequence ATGGTATGGGTGTTAAAGCCAGAAACCTTAGAGGCTTTACTGTCTCCAACAAGAGTTCGAATTCTCAAACTCCTTAGAGATAGGAACATGACCCTCAGCGAAATTTCACGAAGCCTCGACATGTCAAAATCCACCGTCAGCGAGCACATTGAGAAGCTGCTCAACGCCGGGCTTGTAGCCAAAAACAGAAGGAGCAAGTGGGTTTACGTCAGCCTCACAGAATTTGGCAGGAAAGTCGTTGACGGCGACGAGCTTTTCGTGAAAATTATCCTTTCTATCGGCGTGGCTCTTTTTGTGGGCGGAATATGCGAAATCTACCGATACCTCACCCGTCCAAAGATTACCGTAATTTTAGATAGCACCACACCACCTCAACAAACAATGGAAGAAACCACCTACTTCACCATAATCAACAACCTCTTCGGCCCTGGTCATGATATTTGTGGTGCATTGCTGACGTTCATCGCACTCAAAAAACACGAGCAAACCAAACTCAGCAGAAAGAGTAGCTTTTAG
- a CDS encoding sulfite exporter TauE/SafE family protein: MLDVVWAEIDGNVITVNALMVFLWFIWVGWIFSTVGAFGGIMAGFGHITIFGIGDWASKLKGTKVNIGSYTDAGKYLTDTIRLGNSVQTWFNAVSSTYNWYTQKRLVWPAGVALGLGAVIGAQVGVWGTGGQVAPSMYKGLFGLATYLIAGYMFYQLTPRAKAGKKAGREAAQRFQQKVKELRESGRLHELEGIKNLKVGLSETTFEFFGESFRVKNFAPFIVGFLIGLFSAVIGIGGGFLFVPFLTSLGLPFYVVPGASTLAVFFTQTSTVLGWLARGVMYPVALIVAGWAGIFIGSYIGPRTQKYIPQDALFALFGILALYVGTRYVLSAFFGIKLPP, encoded by the coding sequence TTGCTGGATGTAGTATGGGCTGAGATAGACGGGAACGTTATAACGGTGAATGCCCTGATGGTCTTTCTGTGGTTCATCTGGGTTGGCTGGATTTTCTCAACCGTCGGGGCATTTGGAGGTATCATGGCTGGTTTCGGCCACATTACAATCTTCGGAATTGGCGACTGGGCAAGCAAGCTGAAGGGGACAAAGGTTAACATTGGCTCCTACACCGATGCGGGCAAATACCTGACAGATACCATCAGGCTGGGCAACTCTGTGCAGACGTGGTTTAATGCTGTGTCGTCAACCTACAACTGGTACACTCAGAAGAGACTCGTATGGCCTGCTGGTGTTGCACTCGGTCTTGGAGCCGTCATCGGTGCTCAGGTTGGTGTGTGGGGCACTGGTGGGCAGGTTGCTCCTTCAATGTATAAAGGCCTGTTCGGTCTGGCGACCTATCTGATTGCAGGATACATGTTCTACCAGCTCACACCAAGGGCCAAGGCGGGAAAGAAGGCCGGAAGAGAGGCTGCACAGAGGTTCCAGCAGAAGGTTAAGGAGCTCAGAGAGAGCGGAAGGCTGCACGAGCTTGAGGGCATCAAGAACCTGAAGGTTGGCCTTAGCGAGACGACCTTCGAGTTCTTCGGCGAAAGCTTCAGAGTGAAGAACTTCGCACCTTTCATCGTCGGCTTCCTGATTGGATTGTTCTCCGCAGTGATAGGAATTGGAGGCGGATTCCTCTTCGTCCCGTTCCTGACGAGCCTCGGACTGCCCTTCTACGTCGTTCCCGGAGCTTCAACGCTTGCAGTGTTCTTTACACAGACATCAACTGTACTTGGATGGCTGGCAAGGGGAGTGATGTATCCTGTGGCCCTCATCGTTGCTGGATGGGCAGGAATATTCATCGGCAGCTACATTGGTCCGAGAACTCAGAAGTACATCCCGCAAGATGCTCTCTTCGCCCTCTTCGGCATCCTTGCCCTCTACGTCGGAACGAGGTACGTGCTGAGCGCATTCTTCGGAATCAAGCTTCCACCATGA
- a CDS encoding LysR family transcriptional regulator, protein MVRLDFMKTFMEVVESGSLKKAAKNLGMSVSSVSFQINSIESFYGVKLLERGTNGVKLTDEGKIAIKNMKSILSSVEETKKLISNLRGDKITIASGMVGLNIVHAIQTLLKATYPQLEVNVALRGAHECVRGVLSGEFDFAIAGDILDEHLEFDRLNCDVLGEDHLVLITPPNHELAEKPVVTLEDITKYPIVMLDDNYGITTSTKKALMASGLKLSELDIAYTVSDFYSKINAVSSGIGIAITSFIAACKACEVGLIKMRKIEGFKSERDIYLVSSKLSLESKKMREYLDFILAKGRQLFEDFAVQVFRIILIFRLF, encoded by the coding sequence ATGGTTAGGCTCGATTTCATGAAAACCTTCATGGAGGTCGTTGAGTCGGGAAGCCTGAAGAAGGCTGCAAAGAACCTCGGAATGTCAGTCAGCTCTGTGAGCTTTCAGATTAACTCAATTGAATCCTTCTATGGGGTGAAGCTGCTTGAAAGGGGGACCAATGGCGTAAAGCTGACAGATGAGGGCAAGATAGCAATCAAAAACATGAAGTCCATTCTCAGCAGCGTTGAGGAGACCAAAAAGCTGATTTCGAACCTCAGGGGGGATAAGATAACCATAGCTTCAGGAATGGTGGGGTTGAACATCGTCCACGCCATTCAAACTCTTTTGAAGGCCACCTACCCACAGCTTGAGGTTAACGTGGCTCTCAGAGGAGCTCATGAGTGCGTTAGGGGTGTTTTGAGCGGAGAATTCGACTTCGCTATAGCTGGGGACATCCTCGACGAGCACCTTGAGTTCGACAGGCTCAACTGCGATGTTCTGGGCGAGGACCACCTCGTTCTAATCACACCGCCAAACCACGAGCTTGCTGAGAAGCCTGTTGTCACGCTGGAAGACATTACGAAATATCCGATAGTAATGCTTGACGACAACTACGGCATTACAACGAGCACAAAAAAAGCGCTGATGGCGAGCGGATTGAAGCTAAGCGAGCTGGATATTGCTTATACGGTCAGCGACTTCTACTCGAAAATCAATGCGGTGAGCAGCGGGATTGGAATTGCCATCACATCCTTCATCGCAGCCTGCAAGGCGTGTGAGGTTGGCTTGATAAAGATGAGAAAAATTGAGGGCTTTAAATCGGAGAGAGATATCTACCTCGTCTCCTCCAAGCTATCTTTGGAGAGCAAAAAGATGAGGGAGTATCTTGACTTCATTCTGGCCAAGGGGAGGCAGCTTTTCGAAGATTTTGCAGTGCAGGTGTTTCGGATAATTTTAATTTTTCGGCTTTTTTGA
- the ribH gene encoding 6,7-dimethyl-8-ribityllumazine synthase — protein sequence MEKVKLGMVVAEFNRDITYMMEILGKEHAEFLGAEVSEVIRVPGTFDIPIAVKKMLEKGRVDAVVAIGCVIEGETEHDEIVAQHAARKIMDLSLEYGKPVTLGISGPGMGRIAATERVDYAKRAVEAAVKLVKRLKEYDAEGS from the coding sequence ATGGAGAAGGTCAAACTTGGAATGGTCGTTGCTGAGTTCAACAGGGACATTACCTACATGATGGAGATTCTCGGTAAGGAGCATGCTGAGTTTCTGGGGGCTGAGGTTAGCGAGGTTATCAGGGTTCCCGGCACCTTCGATATCCCCATTGCCGTAAAGAAGATGCTTGAGAAGGGCAGAGTTGATGCCGTTGTTGCCATAGGCTGTGTAATCGAAGGAGAGACGGAGCACGATGAGATTGTTGCCCAGCACGCTGCGAGGAAGATCATGGACTTGAGCCTTGAATACGGCAAGCCCGTAACGCTCGGCATCAGCGGGCCCGGAATGGGCAGGATTGCAGCAACGGAGAGAGTTGATTATGCAAAGAGGGCTGTTGAGGCTGCTGTTAAGCTTGTCAAGAGGCTGAAGGAGTATGATGCAGAGGGGAGCTAA
- a CDS encoding glycosyltransferase, translating into MRLAVVVPVSPFEDEEIIRRSIEHLKSLDYDDFEVRFVYVIDSNGKDDRRAELAEKLGAEVVFRKDRRGKRAGAINDAIKRLSSFKPDYVAIFDVDSRPEKNFVVECVKALEGCEDCYIASTKRYISNPINLVTETVEAEYYLINFLLGKSRFRQFNGLIGVLRAKFLMEEGLNEWAVAEDADFATRMHAKGRRAILVRTSKIYEQSPLTWKDLYNQRKRWYYGGLQLWRYRKEMRKAPWGVRLSWYMALTLTFIPILFLPLLLLSPLLLIYHFRRLSKVKVTLGLFIHTIMLQYAAVRALFSFVRKREVEWEAMQRVVE; encoded by the coding sequence ATGAGGCTGGCCGTAGTTGTTCCCGTCTCGCCCTTTGAGGATGAGGAAATAATCAGAAGAAGCATCGAGCACCTGAAGTCCCTTGACTACGATGATTTTGAAGTGAGGTTTGTCTATGTAATTGACTCCAACGGTAAGGATGACAGAAGGGCTGAGCTGGCTGAGAAACTCGGAGCAGAGGTTGTTTTCAGGAAGGACAGAAGGGGGAAGAGGGCTGGGGCTATAAACGATGCCATCAAGCGCCTCTCCAGCTTCAAACCAGACTACGTAGCAATCTTCGACGTAGATTCGAGGCCCGAGAAGAACTTCGTGGTTGAGTGCGTCAAAGCCCTTGAGGGCTGCGAGGACTGCTACATAGCTTCAACAAAGAGGTACATCAGCAACCCCATCAACCTTGTCACCGAGACTGTTGAGGCCGAGTACTACCTAATCAACTTCCTCCTTGGGAAAAGCAGGTTCAGGCAATTTAACGGTTTAATTGGGGTTTTGAGGGCAAAGTTTTTGATGGAGGAGGGGCTGAACGAGTGGGCTGTTGCCGAGGACGCCGACTTTGCGACAAGAATGCATGCTAAAGGGAGAAGGGCAATTCTCGTCAGAACATCAAAAATATACGAGCAGTCTCCGCTAACATGGAAAGACCTCTACAACCAGAGAAAGAGGTGGTATTACGGGGGTTTGCAGCTGTGGAGGTACAGGAAGGAAATGAGGAAGGCCCCGTGGGGAGTGAGGCTCTCTTGGTACATGGCTCTCACCCTCACCTTCATACCCATCCTTTTCCTGCCCCTTCTTCTCCTTTCTCCTCTCCTGCTTATCTACCACTTCCGCAGACTTTCCAAAGTAAAGGTGACTCTCGGACTTTTCATCCACACAATCATGCTACAGTATGCCGCAGTAAGAGCTTTATTCTCCTTTGTCAGAAAAAGGGAGGTTGAGTGGGAAGCTATGCAGAGGGTGGTTGAATGA
- a CDS encoding pyridoxal phosphate-dependent aminotransferase codes for MMQRGANRIEVVQPSATLRVSTMAKELKREGKDVVDMSVGEPDFPTPDFIIEAAYKAMKEGKVFYTPTKGVPELIDAIVEKLRNENGIDVGAENIIVTPGAKYAIFEAMMCLLQEGDEVILLDPSWVSYEACILMAGAKPVWVPHEEGFEDAPIEDYITSNTKMIVVNTPSNPLGVVYPKEFLKKVRDLAVDKDILVMSDEIYEKIIFEGEHYSLAAMDGMLERTITINGFSKTYSMTGWRLGYAAAPEWIIKLMNRMQSHSVSHPTSFVQYAGVAALKGDQSFIKEIVEEFRARRDMIMAKLDEMGIEYAPPKGAFYIFMNVGRDSNEFCEEFLKREYVALTPGSAFGVAYKSWVRLSYATSRERIGEFLSRLERFLG; via the coding sequence ATGATGCAGAGGGGAGCTAACAGGATTGAGGTAGTCCAGCCTTCAGCCACGCTAAGAGTTTCAACGATGGCAAAGGAGCTGAAGAGAGAGGGCAAGGACGTAGTGGACATGAGCGTTGGGGAGCCAGACTTCCCCACGCCCGATTTTATCATTGAAGCTGCTTACAAAGCAATGAAGGAGGGCAAGGTTTTCTACACTCCCACAAAGGGCGTTCCTGAGCTCATTGATGCCATCGTTGAGAAGCTGAGGAACGAGAACGGCATTGATGTTGGAGCAGAGAACATAATCGTCACGCCGGGGGCAAAGTATGCGATTTTCGAGGCGATGATGTGTTTGCTGCAGGAAGGGGATGAGGTAATACTCCTCGACCCCTCGTGGGTTAGCTATGAGGCGTGCATTCTGATGGCGGGAGCAAAGCCCGTCTGGGTTCCCCACGAGGAGGGCTTTGAGGATGCCCCCATTGAGGACTACATAACGTCAAACACGAAAATGATTGTTGTGAATACTCCCAGCAACCCGCTCGGCGTTGTGTATCCCAAGGAGTTTCTGAAGAAGGTAAGGGACTTGGCGGTGGACAAGGATATCCTCGTGATGAGCGATGAGATTTACGAGAAGATAATCTTCGAGGGCGAGCATTACAGCCTCGCTGCAATGGACGGGATGCTTGAAAGGACAATAACAATCAACGGCTTCTCCAAGACCTACTCCATGACAGGCTGGAGGTTGGGGTATGCTGCAGCGCCGGAGTGGATAATCAAGCTCATGAACCGCATGCAGAGCCATTCTGTCAGCCATCCCACATCTTTCGTTCAGTATGCTGGAGTTGCAGCCCTCAAAGGAGACCAGAGCTTCATAAAGGAGATTGTTGAAGAGTTCAGGGCGAGAAGGGACATGATAATGGCCAAGCTTGACGAAATGGGTATAGAGTATGCTCCACCTAAGGGGGCCTTCTACATCTTCATGAATGTTGGCAGGGACAGCAACGAGTTCTGCGAGGAGTTTTTGAAGAGGGAATATGTGGCTCTAACTCCCGGCTCAGCCTTTGGCGTTGCCTACAAAAGCTGGGTCAGGCTGAGCTACGCAACTTCGAGGGAGAGGATTGGAGAGTTTCTGAGCAGGCTGGAGAGGTTTTTGGGTTAA
- the gatB gene encoding Asp-tRNA(Asn)/Glu-tRNA(Gln) amidotransferase subunit GatB — protein sequence MDDVVIGLEVHVQLNRLRTKLFCSCPLNYHQSPPNTHVCPVCLGMPGAMPVINKEAVKAAVKVAMALNAEIQPFTVFDRKNYFYPDLPKGFQISQYDRPLALGGYVTIELDGQEKRIQLKRVHMEEDPGKLSYKGSITTAKYSLIDYNRSGAPLLEIVTEPVMNSPKEARLFLNKLRMILEYLEVFDGDLEGAMRVDANISIRGSGRVEIKNISSFKGVEKALSYEIMRQKNLLQRGRSVVRETRHFDEARNITVSLRSKEEEQDYRYFPEPDLVPVLTEEIVREVEGTLPEMPEEKRERLKRQYGIGDNFAKVLILDVKMADYFEEVAKLVDPKLAASWIVDVLRGELNYRDWSFAKCWEVFKPEEFAKLLKYFEEDRITEKGVVEVIRTKLDEGGEIDAIIQKKGLFAIPKEEIIKFCKEAIEENPKAVEDYLSGKRQALNFLVGQVMKKTRGRADPADTAKLIEEMLS from the coding sequence ATGGATGACGTCGTGATAGGGCTTGAGGTTCACGTTCAGCTTAACAGGCTCAGAACTAAACTTTTCTGCTCATGCCCCCTTAACTATCACCAAAGCCCTCCCAACACCCACGTCTGTCCAGTATGCCTCGGAATGCCGGGGGCTATGCCCGTCATCAACAAGGAAGCTGTTAAAGCTGCTGTGAAGGTGGCCATGGCCTTAAACGCAGAAATACAGCCCTTCACAGTCTTCGACAGGAAGAACTACTTCTACCCCGATTTGCCGAAAGGATTTCAAATCAGCCAGTACGACCGCCCCTTGGCCCTTGGTGGTTACGTCACCATTGAGCTCGACGGTCAGGAGAAGAGAATTCAGCTCAAGAGGGTGCACATGGAGGAAGACCCTGGAAAGCTCAGCTACAAAGGTTCGATTACGACGGCAAAGTACTCTCTCATCGACTACAACAGAAGCGGCGCCCCTCTGCTTGAAATTGTTACAGAGCCGGTGATGAACTCGCCCAAGGAGGCGAGGCTTTTCCTGAACAAGCTCAGGATGATTCTTGAGTATCTCGAAGTCTTCGATGGGGATCTGGAGGGGGCCATGAGGGTTGATGCCAACATCTCCATCAGAGGGAGTGGCAGAGTGGAGATAAAGAACATTTCATCCTTCAAGGGCGTTGAAAAGGCCCTGAGCTACGAAATTATGAGGCAGAAGAACCTCCTGCAGAGGGGGAGAAGTGTTGTTAGAGAAACGAGGCACTTTGATGAAGCAAGGAACATCACGGTTTCGCTCAGAAGCAAGGAGGAAGAGCAGGACTACCGCTACTTCCCCGAGCCTGATCTGGTGCCGGTTCTTACGGAGGAGATTGTCAGGGAGGTTGAGGGCACTCTGCCAGAAATGCCAGAGGAGAAGAGGGAGAGGCTAAAGCGGCAGTACGGCATTGGTGATAACTTTGCCAAGGTGCTGATTCTCGACGTAAAGATGGCAGACTACTTTGAAGAGGTTGCGAAGCTGGTTGATCCAAAACTTGCGGCAAGCTGGATTGTTGACGTGCTGAGAGGAGAGCTTAATTACAGAGACTGGAGCTTTGCCAAGTGCTGGGAGGTTTTCAAGCCGGAGGAGTTTGCCAAGCTGCTGAAGTACTTCGAAGAGGATAGGATAACGGAGAAGGGAGTTGTTGAGGTCATAAGGACGAAGCTTGATGAGGGTGGAGAGATTGATGCAATCATCCAGAAGAAGGGGCTTTTCGCCATTCCAAAGGAAGAAATCATAAAATTCTGCAAAGAGGCCATTGAGGAGAATCCGAAGGCTGTTGAGGACTACCTCAGCGGAAAGAGGCAGGCCCTGAACTTCCTCGTCGGGCAGGTTATGAAAAAAACTCGCGGAAGGGCTGATCCTGCTGATACGGCAAAGCTCATAGAAGAAATGCTCTCATGA
- a CDS encoding DNA-3-methyladenine glycosylase family protein, translating to MNLKPYHDVIHNGCTKRRIKKVVNMWRIELKHAVNWELKMKFFVLPELPTPDVVESGVWRRAIVLDGRAVAVMAYPESERTIVVEGNFENREWEAVRRKLVEYLGLQNPEELYRFMDGDEKLRMLKNRFYGFGRAGLMSMSVFEGIAKAIIQQQISFVVAEKLAAKIVGRFGDEVEWNGLKFYGFPTQEAILKAGVEGLRECGLSRRKAELIVEIAKEENLEELKEWGEEEAYEYLTSFKGIGRWTAELVLSMALGKNVFPADDLGVRRAVSRLYFNGEIQSAEKVREIARERFGRFARDILFYLFLYDRFFSKKTELV from the coding sequence GTGAACCTCAAGCCCTATCACGACGTCATCCATAATGGCTGCACTAAAAGGCGTATTAAAAAGGTTGTGAACATGTGGAGAATTGAGCTGAAGCATGCGGTAAACTGGGAACTGAAGATGAAATTCTTCGTTCTGCCTGAGCTGCCTACTCCGGATGTTGTTGAAAGCGGTGTGTGGAGAAGAGCCATCGTGCTGGATGGCAGGGCAGTTGCGGTGATGGCTTATCCGGAGAGTGAGAGAACGATTGTGGTTGAGGGGAATTTTGAGAATAGGGAGTGGGAAGCGGTCAGGCGTAAGCTTGTCGAATACTTAGGCCTGCAGAATCCGGAGGAGCTTTACAGGTTTATGGACGGTGATGAAAAGTTAAGGATGCTAAAAAACAGGTTCTACGGGTTTGGCAGGGCTGGTTTGATGTCGATGAGCGTTTTTGAGGGCATTGCCAAGGCCATCATACAGCAGCAAATCTCTTTCGTAGTTGCGGAGAAACTTGCTGCAAAAATTGTTGGGAGGTTTGGTGATGAGGTTGAATGGAATGGGCTGAAATTTTACGGCTTTCCCACTCAGGAGGCCATTCTGAAAGCTGGGGTAGAGGGGCTGAGAGAGTGCGGGCTGAGCAGGAGGAAGGCGGAGCTGATTGTGGAGATTGCCAAGGAGGAGAATCTGGAGGAGTTGAAGGAGTGGGGTGAAGAGGAGGCATACGAGTATCTCACTTCCTTCAAGGGCATAGGCAGGTGGACAGCTGAGCTTGTTCTGTCAATGGCCCTCGGCAAGAACGTTTTTCCAGCAGATGATCTTGGCGTGAGGAGGGCGGTTTCAAGGCTTTACTTCAATGGGGAGATTCAGAGTGCGGAAAAAGTGAGGGAGATTGCGAGGGAGAGGTTTGGCAGGTTTGCGAGGGACATACTGTTCTACCTCTTTCTCTACGACAGATTTTTTAGTAAAAAGACAGAATTAGTTTGA
- a CDS encoding cation diffusion facilitator family transporter gives MRDILFIYLLTLGIKLYAYFLSGFTAILADAFHSVIDITMILILLLSERYAEKEADYQHPFGHEMARNVASLAVGVGFITFMFFELMKEGLLKVLHPASGYSNVEVALGAEVAVLALLVIAALISARRSGILNRTLLVESLNDSLSTLAAIVGVGLVWAGYPIFDGIATIAIAFIIFYNSFRLVRDNARLLIGMSPSEDFYRSVEDACLEIERVKGVHDMVGVYTGENSVHLDLHVTVDGAMTIEEADKLSVEIAEAIMAKHPEVKHISVHFCPHDGRRRKLY, from the coding sequence ATGAGAGATATCCTTTTCATCTACCTGCTGACTCTCGGAATTAAGCTCTACGCCTACTTCCTGTCGGGATTTACGGCGATTCTGGCTGATGCTTTTCATTCCGTAATCGATATAACCATGATACTAATTCTGCTTCTCTCTGAAAGGTATGCTGAGAAGGAAGCGGATTACCAGCACCCCTTCGGCCACGAGATGGCGAGAAATGTTGCGTCACTTGCCGTAGGTGTGGGCTTCATAACCTTCATGTTCTTCGAGCTCATGAAGGAGGGTCTTCTTAAGGTCCTTCACCCGGCTTCGGGATACAGCAATGTGGAAGTCGCCCTGGGTGCGGAGGTTGCAGTTCTTGCCCTGCTCGTAATTGCTGCGCTGATATCTGCCAGAAGGTCAGGAATTCTTAACAGAACACTTCTCGTTGAGAGCCTAAACGACTCCCTTTCCACTTTGGCCGCTATTGTCGGTGTTGGACTTGTTTGGGCAGGCTACCCGATATTTGACGGCATCGCCACCATTGCTATTGCCTTTATAATCTTTTACAACTCCTTCAGGCTGGTAAGGGACAATGCAAGACTTTTAATCGGAATGTCCCCTTCAGAGGATTTTTATCGCAGCGTTGAGGACGCCTGTCTCGAAATTGAGAGGGTTAAGGGCGTTCACGACATGGTGGGCGTTTACACTGGGGAGAACTCCGTCCACCTCGATTTGCACGTGACTGTTGATGGGGCGATGACGATAGAGGAGGCCGACAAGCTCTCGGTGGAGATAGCCGAGGCGATAATGGCAAAGCATCCTGAGGTGAAGCACATATCCGTCCACTTCTGCCCCCACGATGGGCGTAGGAGGAAGTTATACTGA
- a CDS encoding DUF169 domain-containing protein — translation MQQSSVFIDSEVLLDDRKFAEAMLLKKDKAGLSRADMVFVLRNLLRLKYYPVAVKFFYDEAEVEKFKAEHEYLVACNPFTFCHFCAESRQKGDVLFGERRTLGCSNARYLFGWKDYDENEIKSHMKYVKDREQAERFVKTKPRLPEGLLAFATAPLHKAKFEPDLVFIICDVLQSYHLYNDYAAAMDVHPIRPNFMMNSAACGGAVWSYVENTINIVPMCSGSYTAGKTEQGEINVFIPWAHFEKLVVRLLERTASQGGASFPRTGETYPGFDICKLCNFLLFRKPKEDE, via the coding sequence ATGCAGCAATCCAGTGTTTTTATCGACAGTGAAGTGCTGCTCGACGACAGGAAGTTTGCAGAAGCGATGCTGCTAAAGAAGGACAAAGCAGGGCTGAGCAGAGCCGACATGGTTTTCGTTCTTAGAAACCTGCTGAGGCTGAAGTACTATCCTGTAGCGGTGAAGTTCTTCTACGACGAGGCTGAGGTGGAGAAGTTCAAGGCGGAGCATGAGTACCTTGTAGCATGCAACCCCTTCACCTTCTGCCATTTCTGCGCTGAGTCGAGGCAGAAGGGAGATGTGCTGTTTGGGGAAAGGAGAACGCTGGGATGTAGCAACGCCCGCTACCTCTTTGGCTGGAAGGACTACGATGAGAATGAGATCAAGAGCCACATGAAGTATGTCAAAGACAGGGAACAGGCTGAGAGATTCGTAAAGACCAAGCCAAGGCTGCCTGAAGGACTTCTTGCCTTTGCCACCGCTCCACTCCACAAAGCAAAGTTTGAGCCTGATCTGGTGTTCATAATCTGCGACGTTCTGCAGAGCTACCACCTCTACAACGACTACGCAGCGGCCATGGACGTCCATCCAATCAGACCCAACTTCATGATGAACTCCGCTGCATGCGGTGGAGCGGTGTGGAGCTACGTGGAGAACACCATCAACATTGTTCCCATGTGCAGTGGCAGCTACACGGCAGGAAAAACGGAGCAGGGCGAGATAAACGTCTTCATACCTTGGGCTCACTTCGAGAAGCTGGTAGTCAGACTCCTTGAGAGAACTGCAAGTCAGGGAGGAGCGAGCTTCCCCAGAACAGGGGAAACCTATCCCGGATTCGATATTTGCAAGCTCTGCAACTTCCTGCTCTTCAGGAAGCCAAAGGAGGATGAGTAA
- a CDS encoding CBS domain-containing protein — translation MFPEIEEIRRKRKKLGLSQKKLAELVGVSQPLIARIEAGKFDPKLSLVKKMLRVLEEIEGGRVEARVVMNSPVIFVSPSDSLKTVAELMTEKEISQLPVMENDKLVGGVTEADVVRAVLEKGEGAESIRVREVMGDPFPVVDPEESVNVVSKLLMEHPAVLVVQGEKVVGIITKQDVMRFLTK, via the coding sequence ATGTTCCCCGAAATCGAGGAAATCAGAAGAAAGAGGAAAAAGCTTGGTTTGAGTCAGAAAAAGCTTGCCGAGCTCGTCGGGGTGAGCCAGCCCTTAATAGCGAGAATCGAAGCAGGAAAGTTTGACCCCAAGCTTTCTTTGGTCAAGAAAATGCTGAGAGTTCTCGAGGAGATTGAAGGGGGCAGGGTGGAGGCGAGGGTTGTGATGAACTCCCCCGTGATTTTCGTATCGCCGAGCGACTCATTAAAGACCGTTGCAGAGCTTATGACCGAGAAGGAGATATCACAGCTTCCCGTTATGGAGAATGACAAGCTCGTAGGCGGGGTAACCGAGGCCGATGTGGTTAGGGCTGTGCTGGAGAAGGGAGAGGGGGCGGAGAGCATAAGGGTAAGGGAAGTTATGGGTGACCCCTTTCCTGTAGTTGATCCGGAAGAGAGCGTTAACGTTGTTTCTAAGCTTCTAATGGAGCATCCTGCGGTGTTAGTTGTTCAGGGAGAGAAAGTCGTGGGAATAATCACGAAGCAGGATGTGATGAGGTTTTTGACGAAGTGA